The following coding sequences are from one Pongo abelii isolate AG06213 chromosome 3, NHGRI_mPonAbe1-v2.0_pri, whole genome shotgun sequence window:
- the LOC100454653 gene encoding 17-beta-hydroxysteroid dehydrogenase type 6-like, with amino-acid sequence RPVWEVRSASARPPCLGGLWRLVNNAGILTPITLCEWLNTEDFMNMLKVNLIGVIQVTLSVLPLVRRARGRIVNVSSILGRVAFFVEGYCVSKYGVEAFSDILRREIQHFGVKISIDELGYFRTGMTNLTQSLERMKQSWKEAPKHIKETYGQQYFDAFYSIMKEGLLNCSTNLNLVTDCMEHALTLVHPQTRYSAGWDAKFFFIPLSYLPTSLADYILTRSWPKPAQAV; translated from the coding sequence cgccccgtctgggaagtgaggagcgcctctgcccggccgccctgtctgggaggactCTGGAGACTGGTGAACAATGCAGGCATTCTTACACCAATTACCTTATGTGAGTGGCTGAACACTGAGGACTTTATGAATATGCTCAAGGTGAACCTCATTGGTGTGATCCAGGTGACCTTGAGCGTGCTTCCTTTGGTGAGGAGAGCACGGGGAAGAATTGTCAATGTCTCCAGCATTCTGGGAAGAGTTGCTTTCTTTGTAGAAGGCTACTGTGTCTCCAAGTATGGAGTGGAAGCCTTTTCAGATATTCTGAGGCGTGAGATTCAACATTTTGGGGTGAAAATCAGCATAGATGAACTTGGCTACTTCAGAACAGGAATGACAAACCTGACACAGTCCTTAGAGCGAATGAAGCAAAGTTGGAAAGAAGCCCCCAAGCACATTAAGGAGACCTATGGACAGCAGTATTTTGATGCCTTTTACAGTATCATGAAGGAAGGGCTGTTGAATTGTAGCACAAACCTGAACCTGGTCACTGACTGCATGGAACATGCTCTGACATTGGTGCATCCGCAAACTCGATATTCAGCTGGCTGGGATGCTAAATTTTTCTTCATCCCTCTATCTTATTTACCTACATCACTGGCAGACTACATTTTGACTAGATCTTGGCCCAAACCAGCCCAGGCAGTCTAA